In one window of Burkholderia cenocepacia DNA:
- a CDS encoding GNAT family N-acetyltransferase — protein MNSPTQRDDVRLIDCSEAEHAAAILEILNDAIANSTALYDYRPRPPEAMVAWFATKRAGGFPVFGAVDAAGTLLGFASWGTFRAFPAFKYTVEHSVYVRNDQRGRGLGELLLREVVRRAREAQVHVLVGCIDATNAGSIALHTKLGFVHSGTIAEAGFKFGRWLDAAFYQLKLETPVQPVDG, from the coding sequence ATGAATTCCCCGACCCAGCGCGACGACGTGCGCCTGATCGACTGCAGCGAGGCCGAACACGCGGCGGCCATTCTCGAGATCCTGAACGATGCGATCGCGAACTCGACCGCGCTGTACGACTACCGGCCGCGTCCGCCGGAAGCGATGGTCGCGTGGTTCGCGACGAAGCGCGCGGGCGGTTTTCCGGTCTTCGGCGCCGTCGACGCAGCAGGCACGCTGCTCGGCTTCGCGAGCTGGGGTACGTTCCGCGCGTTCCCGGCGTTCAAGTACACCGTCGAACACAGCGTCTACGTGCGCAACGACCAACGCGGTCGCGGGCTCGGCGAACTGCTGCTGCGCGAAGTAGTTCGGCGCGCGCGCGAAGCGCAGGTGCACGTGCTGGTCGGCTGCATCGACGCGACCAATGCCGGGAGCATCGCACTGCATACGAAGCTGGGATTCGTGCACTCGGGCACGATCGCGGAGGCGGGATTCAAGTTCGGCCGCTGGCTCGATGCGGCGTTCTATCAGTTGAAGCTCGAGACGCCGGTGCAGCCGGTGGATGGGTGA
- a CDS encoding helix-turn-helix domain-containing protein: protein MKESAITAADDTGINERIARRVRDLRTVRGYTLDALAARSGVSRSMISLIERASASPTAVVLDKLAAGLGVSLAGLFGGDRDDAPAQPLARRAQQAEWRDPASGYVRRNLSPAGWPSPLQLVEVDFPPGARVAYDSGGRESAPHQQVWIISGRVNVTLGDTLHELREGDCLAMRLDQPLIFSNPSSHAARYVVAICDASAAGVRSA, encoded by the coding sequence ATGAAAGAATCAGCGATCACCGCGGCCGACGACACCGGCATCAACGAGCGCATTGCCCGGCGCGTGCGTGACCTGCGCACCGTGCGAGGCTACACGCTCGACGCGCTGGCCGCGCGTTCCGGCGTCAGCCGTTCGATGATCTCGCTCATCGAACGCGCGTCGGCCAGCCCGACGGCCGTCGTGCTCGACAAGCTCGCGGCGGGCCTCGGCGTGTCGCTGGCCGGGCTGTTCGGCGGCGATCGGGACGACGCGCCCGCGCAGCCGCTCGCACGGCGCGCGCAGCAGGCCGAATGGCGCGATCCGGCGTCCGGCTATGTGCGGCGCAACCTGTCGCCGGCCGGCTGGCCGTCGCCGCTCCAGCTCGTCGAGGTCGACTTCCCGCCCGGCGCGCGCGTCGCGTACGACAGCGGCGGGCGCGAAAGCGCGCCGCACCAGCAGGTGTGGATCATCAGCGGCCGCGTCAACGTTACGTTGGGCGATACGCTTCACGAACTTCGCGAAGGCGACTGCCTGGCCATGCGGCTCGACCAGCCGCTGATCTTCAGCAACCCGTCGTCGCATGCCGCGCGCTATGTCGTCGCGATCTGCGATGCGTCCGCCGCCGGCGTGCGCAGCGCGTGA
- a CDS encoding ParD-like family protein: MGIIKISEHMHERLRSTSTALSRSINAQAEHWLRVGMLAELNPALSYADICKMLIEAEARGGDVGPVETAAHSIEQVA, translated from the coding sequence ATGGGTATCATCAAGATTTCCGAGCACATGCATGAACGGCTGCGCTCGACGAGCACGGCGCTGAGCCGTTCGATCAACGCGCAGGCCGAACACTGGCTGCGCGTCGGGATGCTGGCGGAACTCAACCCGGCGCTGTCCTACGCCGACATCTGCAAGATGCTGATCGAGGCCGAGGCGCGGGGCGGCGACGTGGGGCCGGTCGAGACGGCCGCGCATAGCATCGAGCAGGTGGCGTGA
- the map gene encoding type I methionyl aminopeptidase, with the protein MAKREIPIRGAAEIAKSREAAKLASQVLTMITEHVKPGVTTDELDARCREYIVDELGAIPANIGYHGYPKTLCTSVNHVVCHGIPTSRPLRDGDIVNLDIAVIKDGWFGDTSRMYFVGEPNELARRLVAATYEAMHAGIRAVRPGATLGDVGYAIQQVAHREGFSVVREYCGHGIGDVYHDEPQVLHYGRPGTGLPLRPGMIFTIEPMLNAGKRDTRVLADGWTVVTADHSLSAQWEHMVVVTETGFEVLTEDAKPQAFAALSGTHAA; encoded by the coding sequence ATGGCGAAACGCGAAATCCCGATCCGCGGCGCCGCGGAAATCGCCAAGTCGCGCGAAGCCGCGAAGCTCGCGTCGCAGGTGCTGACGATGATCACCGAGCACGTGAAGCCGGGCGTCACTACCGACGAGCTGGACGCGCGCTGCCGCGAATACATCGTCGACGAGTTGGGCGCGATCCCCGCGAACATCGGCTATCACGGCTATCCGAAGACGCTGTGCACGTCGGTCAATCACGTGGTCTGTCACGGCATTCCGACGTCGCGGCCGCTGCGCGACGGCGACATCGTGAATCTCGACATCGCGGTGATCAAGGACGGCTGGTTCGGCGATACGAGCCGCATGTATTTCGTCGGCGAACCGAACGAACTCGCGCGGCGGCTCGTCGCGGCGACCTACGAGGCGATGCACGCCGGCATCCGCGCGGTGCGTCCCGGCGCGACGCTCGGCGACGTCGGCTATGCGATCCAGCAGGTCGCGCATCGCGAAGGGTTCAGCGTGGTGCGCGAGTATTGCGGGCACGGCATCGGCGACGTCTATCACGACGAACCGCAGGTGCTGCATTACGGTCGCCCGGGCACCGGCCTGCCGCTGCGGCCGGGGATGATCTTCACGATCGAGCCGATGTTGAACGCGGGCAAGCGCGACACGCGCGTGCTGGCCGACGGCTGGACGGTCGTCACCGCGGACCATTCGCTGTCCGCGCAATGGGAGCACATGGTCGTGGTGACGGAAACCGGCTTCGAGGTGCTGACCGAGGACGCGAAGCCGCAGGCGTTCGCGGCGCTGTCGGGCACGCACGCGGCCTGA
- a CDS encoding GAF domain-containing protein, translating into MFTLSNDPTASKADQYATLVEQARALVESESDLTANAANFSALVYHSLDRLNWAGFYFFDGTELVVGPFQGKPACVRIALGKGVCGTAAQTRETQVVRDVHDFPGHIACDAASESEIVVPLVAGDGTLIGVWDVDSPVAARFDDEDRKGMEALCRVFVEHAWQKARG; encoded by the coding sequence ATGTTCACGCTGTCCAACGACCCTACCGCCTCCAAGGCCGATCAATACGCGACGCTCGTCGAGCAGGCACGCGCGCTCGTCGAATCCGAAAGCGACCTGACCGCGAACGCGGCGAATTTCTCCGCGCTCGTCTATCACTCGCTCGATCGCCTGAACTGGGCCGGCTTCTACTTCTTCGACGGCACCGAGCTCGTGGTCGGGCCGTTCCAGGGCAAGCCCGCGTGCGTGCGGATCGCGCTCGGCAAGGGCGTGTGCGGCACGGCCGCGCAGACCCGCGAGACGCAGGTCGTGCGCGACGTGCACGACTTCCCGGGCCATATCGCGTGCGATGCGGCGTCGGAATCGGAAATCGTCGTGCCGCTGGTGGCCGGCGACGGTACGCTGATCGGCGTGTGGGACGTCGACAGCCCGGTCGCCGCGCGCTTCGACGACGAAGATCGCAAAGGGATGGAAGCGCTGTGCCGCGTGTTCGTCGAACACGCGTGGCAGAAGGCGCGCGGTTAA
- a CDS encoding LysR family transcriptional regulator, which translates to MNDKARDLNDLYYFVQVVEHGGFAPAGRALDMPKSKLSRRIALLEARLGMRLIQRSTRRFTVTDVGQTYYAHCRAMLVEADAADEAIALLHEEPRGIVRVSCPIVLLDSLVGTMIAAFMAACPRVEIHLEATNRRVDVVGEGIDVAIRVRPPPLEDSDLALRVLAERGQCLVASPALLREQGVPAVPADLTRLPSLDHGVPQSTHVWRLRGPDGAHAEIHHQPRYVTGGMLALRAAAVAGVGIVQLPMMMVRDEVSRGELVTVLPDWAPRREIVHAVFASRRGLLPAVRALLDFLAERFAELEPD; encoded by the coding sequence ATGAACGATAAAGCGCGGGATCTGAACGATCTCTACTACTTCGTGCAGGTCGTCGAACACGGCGGCTTCGCGCCGGCCGGGCGCGCGCTGGACATGCCGAAATCGAAGCTGAGCCGCCGCATCGCGCTGCTCGAGGCGCGGCTCGGGATGCGGCTGATCCAGCGTTCGACGCGCCGCTTCACGGTCACCGACGTCGGCCAGACCTATTACGCGCATTGCCGCGCGATGCTCGTCGAGGCCGATGCCGCCGACGAGGCGATCGCGCTGCTGCATGAGGAGCCGCGCGGCATCGTGCGCGTCAGTTGCCCGATCGTGCTGCTCGATTCGCTGGTCGGCACGATGATCGCCGCGTTCATGGCCGCGTGCCCGCGCGTCGAGATCCACCTGGAAGCGACGAACCGGCGCGTCGACGTGGTCGGCGAAGGGATCGACGTCGCGATCCGCGTGCGCCCGCCGCCGCTCGAGGACAGCGATCTCGCGCTGCGGGTGCTCGCCGAACGCGGCCAGTGCCTCGTCGCGAGCCCCGCGCTGCTGCGCGAGCAAGGCGTACCGGCCGTTCCCGCGGATCTGACGCGCCTGCCGAGCCTCGATCACGGCGTGCCGCAGTCCACGCACGTATGGCGGCTGCGCGGGCCCGACGGCGCACATGCGGAAATCCATCACCAGCCGCGCTACGTGACGGGCGGCATGCTCGCGCTGCGCGCGGCGGCCGTTGCAGGTGTCGGCATCGTGCAGTTGCCGATGATGATGGTGCGCGACGAGGTTTCGCGCGGCGAACTGGTCACGGTGCTGCCCGACTGGGCGCCGCGCCGCGAAATCGTGCACGCGGTGTTCGCGTCGCGCCGCGGGCTGTTGCCGGCGGTGCGGGCGCTGCTCGACTTTCTGGCCGAGCGGTTCGCCGAACTCGAACCCGACTGA
- a CDS encoding pirin family protein, with product MKKIQGVYSAPRGHWVGDGFPVRSMFSYQSHGTHLSPFLLLDYAGPATFEPATAPRGVGQHPHRGFETVTIVYDGEVAHRDSTGAGGTIGPGDVQWMTAASGILHEEFHSEAFTKRGGPLEMVQLWVNLPAADKMGAPGYQTLLNADIPVVELPDGAGRTRIIAGELDGRRGPARTHTPIDVWDVRLVAGGHARFPVAEGRTLAVVVLSGTVLVNGEAVAREAQFVQLGRDGSDVEIEANGDAKLLILSGEPIDEPVVGYGPFVMNSQEEIRTAIEDFNSGRFGQMPA from the coding sequence ATGAAGAAGATCCAGGGTGTGTACAGTGCGCCGCGCGGCCATTGGGTCGGCGACGGTTTTCCGGTGCGTTCGATGTTCAGCTACCAGTCTCATGGCACGCACCTGAGCCCGTTCCTGCTGCTCGATTACGCCGGCCCCGCGACGTTCGAACCGGCGACCGCGCCGCGCGGGGTCGGCCAGCATCCGCACCGCGGGTTCGAAACGGTGACGATCGTCTATGACGGCGAAGTCGCGCACCGCGACTCGACCGGCGCGGGCGGCACCATCGGCCCGGGCGACGTGCAGTGGATGACGGCCGCGAGCGGGATCCTGCACGAGGAATTCCACTCGGAGGCGTTCACGAAGCGGGGCGGCCCGCTCGAGATGGTGCAGCTGTGGGTGAACTTGCCGGCCGCAGACAAGATGGGCGCACCCGGCTACCAGACGCTGCTGAACGCCGATATCCCGGTGGTCGAGCTGCCGGACGGTGCAGGGCGGACGCGGATCATCGCCGGTGAACTCGACGGGCGGCGCGGCCCGGCCCGCACGCACACGCCAATCGACGTGTGGGACGTGCGGCTCGTGGCGGGCGGCCATGCGCGGTTCCCGGTCGCCGAAGGGCGCACGCTCGCGGTGGTCGTGCTGAGCGGCACCGTGCTGGTGAACGGCGAGGCGGTGGCGCGCGAAGCGCAGTTCGTGCAACTCGGCCGTGATGGCAGCGACGTCGAGATCGAAGCGAACGGCGACGCGAAGCTGCTGATCCTGAGCGGCGAGCCGATCGACGAGCCCGTCGTTGGTTACGGCCCGTTCGTGATGAACTCGCAAGAGGAAATCCGGACCGCGATCGAGGACTTCAACAGCGGCCGCTTCGGCCAGATGCCGGCATGA
- a CDS encoding GNAT family N-acetyltransferase yields the protein MNASAPTASPSTVDLDWRWKPFDALTAREIYSILEARSAVFVVEQNCVYRDIDDADQAAWHLAAFDPAGRLAGYLRVLLPDAQHTDVRIGRVLTTAAFRGAGLGNGLLSRALEHIRAQWPDTPVSLHAQAHLQRFYGAFGFTPSSDVHDEDGIPHVWMSSARA from the coding sequence ATGAACGCCTCCGCACCGACCGCATCCCCGAGCACCGTCGATCTCGACTGGCGCTGGAAACCCTTCGACGCGCTGACGGCGCGCGAAATCTATTCGATCCTCGAAGCGCGCAGCGCCGTGTTCGTCGTCGAACAGAACTGCGTGTATCGCGACATCGACGATGCGGACCAGGCCGCGTGGCACCTCGCGGCCTTCGATCCGGCCGGCCGCCTGGCCGGCTATCTGCGCGTGCTGCTGCCCGACGCGCAGCATACCGACGTGCGCATCGGCCGCGTGCTGACGACCGCCGCGTTTCGCGGCGCGGGCCTCGGCAACGGGCTGCTGTCGCGCGCGCTCGAGCATATCCGCGCGCAATGGCCGGATACGCCGGTGAGCCTGCATGCGCAGGCTCACTTGCAGCGTTTCTACGGGGCATTCGGCTTCACGCCGAGTTCGGACGTGCACGACGAGGATGGCATCCCGCACGTATGGATGAGCAGCGCGCGCGCGTGA
- a CDS encoding cytochrome c oxidase assembly protein → MNVLYWLDPWEPSPTVVVAVLTAAVLFARGVKKAKVSPLRQFSFWFGLTALYIALHTRLDYFFEHEFFMHRAQHLVLHHLGPFFIALSYPGAAIRAGIPFSWRQRFVRPALAWAPVRATLDVVFHPVVAVVLFVGLIYFWLLSPIHFIAMLDWRLYRVMNWSMVIDGLLFWWLVVDPRPAPPARLSPGRRILIVVAAIPPQIALGALIFFTPHELYPIYSICGRAFTWLSPLRDQQIGGLLLWIPGSMMSVIGALIALRHWLRLSARGRLIGERTAQRTDEPPVARAAH, encoded by the coding sequence ATGAACGTCCTGTACTGGCTCGATCCGTGGGAACCGTCGCCGACCGTGGTCGTCGCGGTGCTGACGGCCGCCGTGCTGTTCGCACGCGGCGTGAAGAAGGCGAAGGTGTCGCCGCTGCGGCAGTTCTCGTTCTGGTTCGGGCTGACGGCGCTCTACATCGCGCTGCATACGCGGCTCGACTATTTCTTCGAGCACGAATTCTTCATGCACCGCGCGCAGCACCTCGTGCTGCATCACCTCGGGCCGTTCTTCATCGCACTGTCCTATCCGGGCGCGGCGATCCGCGCGGGCATTCCGTTCAGCTGGCGGCAGCGCTTCGTGCGCCCCGCGCTCGCGTGGGCGCCGGTGCGCGCGACCCTCGACGTGGTGTTTCATCCGGTCGTCGCGGTCGTGCTGTTCGTCGGGCTGATCTATTTCTGGCTGCTGTCGCCGATCCACTTCATCGCGATGCTCGACTGGCGTCTCTATCGCGTGATGAACTGGAGCATGGTGATCGACGGGCTGCTGTTCTGGTGGCTCGTCGTCGATCCGCGTCCCGCACCACCCGCGCGGCTGTCGCCGGGCCGCCGGATTCTGATCGTCGTCGCGGCGATCCCGCCGCAGATCGCGCTCGGCGCGCTGATCTTCTTCACGCCGCACGAGTTGTATCCGATCTACTCGATCTGCGGGCGCGCGTTCACGTGGCTGAGCCCGCTGCGCGACCAGCAGATCGGCGGCCTGCTGCTGTGGATTCCCGGCTCGATGATGAGCGTGATCGGCGCGCTGATCGCGCTGCGGCACTGGCTGCGGTTGTCCGCCCGCGGGCGCCTGATCGGCGAGCGGACCGCGCAGCGCACGGACGAGCCGCCCGTCGCACGCGCCGCGCACTGA
- a CDS encoding copper chaperone PCu(A)C, translating to MNKKTTLKTFALAAALCAGAHAYAAGAISAQNAWVRWLPNKLPAGGYVTLVNTGDKPIDLVDVDSPDYGMAMLHQTISNGSTQKMEMVDKLTIPARGKVDIAPGGYHFMLEEPKHAIKPGDTVHLRLKFSDGETVDAPFAVKSPAQAK from the coding sequence ATGAACAAGAAAACGACCCTCAAGACGTTCGCCCTCGCCGCCGCGCTGTGCGCCGGCGCCCACGCGTATGCCGCCGGCGCGATCAGCGCGCAGAACGCGTGGGTGCGCTGGCTGCCGAACAAGCTGCCCGCGGGCGGCTACGTGACGCTCGTGAACACCGGCGACAAGCCGATCGATCTCGTCGACGTCGACAGCCCCGACTACGGGATGGCCATGCTGCACCAGACGATCTCGAACGGCTCGACGCAGAAGATGGAGATGGTCGACAAGCTGACGATCCCCGCGCGCGGCAAGGTCGACATCGCGCCGGGCGGCTATCACTTCATGCTCGAGGAACCGAAGCACGCGATCAAGCCGGGCGACACCGTGCACCTGCGCCTGAAATTCTCCGACGGCGAGACGGTCGATGCTCCGTTCGCCGTGAAATCGCCGGCCCAGGCGAAGTGA
- a CDS encoding SCO family protein, which produces MSSARPAPHRRLSRLIRTAAAFAAAVALTACTHDEPRWNLTNVTGHLPDLSFKLTGGDGHPVDADAFRGRVALVYFGYTHCPDVCPETLARLMEVLAKLGPRADDVRILFVSVDPARDTPQAMQSYVAAFDAAHARGLTGTDGQIESLAKRYRVAYQMEKRDPSGGYEVTHSSAVYIFDATGRARLLATDRDSPDAIAADVRRIIDTASTT; this is translated from the coding sequence ATGTCGTCTGCCCGCCCCGCGCCGCACCGGCGCCTCTCCCGCCTCATCCGCACGGCCGCGGCCTTCGCCGCCGCCGTGGCGCTCACCGCGTGCACGCACGACGAGCCGCGCTGGAACCTGACCAATGTCACCGGCCACCTGCCCGACCTGTCGTTCAAGCTGACGGGCGGCGACGGCCATCCCGTCGACGCCGATGCGTTCCGCGGCCGCGTCGCGCTCGTCTACTTCGGCTACACGCACTGCCCCGACGTCTGCCCCGAAACGCTGGCGCGGCTGATGGAAGTGCTGGCGAAGCTCGGCCCGCGGGCCGACGACGTGCGCATCCTGTTCGTCTCGGTCGATCCCGCGCGCGATACGCCGCAGGCGATGCAATCCTATGTCGCCGCGTTCGACGCCGCGCATGCGCGCGGCCTGACCGGGACCGACGGCCAGATCGAATCGCTGGCCAAGCGCTATCGCGTCGCGTACCAGATGGAAAAACGCGATCCGTCCGGCGGCTACGAAGTGACGCACAGCTCGGCCGTCTACATCTTCGACGCGACCGGCCGCGCGCGGCTGCTCGCGACCGATCGCGATTCGCCCGACGCCATCGCCGCCGATGTGCGCCGGATCATCGACACTGCCTCCACGACCTAA